CGCCGGTCTTCCGCCGGTGGCCCGTTCGGGTGACGTACCGTCTCGAAGAGGCCCTCGAGGGGGCCGACGTCGTCATGGTCCTGCGGCTCCAGCTCGAACGCCACGTCAGCCTGCGCTTTCCCTCCGTCCGGGAGTACTTCCAGCGGTACGGTCTGACCCGGGAGCGCCTGAAGTACGCCAAGGAGGGCGTCCTCATCATGCACCCGGGGCCGATGAACCGGGGCATCGAGATCGAAAGCGAGGTCGCCGACGGGCCTTACTCGGTCATCCTGTATCAGGTCGCCAACGGTATCGCCGTCCGGATGGCCGTCCTGTACCTCCTGCTGGGAGGAGCGGCCAGTCTCATCAATCCGACGGGACCGGGATCGGACCCTCGATATCTGACCACAGACTATGGACCATAGACCATGGACCCCCGGGGCCCAAGCCGGTCTATGGTCTGGGGTCGATGGTCGGATTGATGAGAGGGGATTCGGTTGTTCGGGAACTCGGGAAATTCGTCGTGTTGTGAAGTAGCCGGATTCCCGGATTGCCGGCCTCCCGAATTCCCGAGCTCCACACCCAGCCCCTGACATCGCGAGTGCCGAGCTATGGCTGACCGGCTTTTGATTCGCGGCGGCCGGGTCATCGACCCGGCCCAGGACCTGGACGACGTTCGGGACGTCCTCATCGAGGACGGCGTCATCCGAGAGGTCGCTCCCCATATTCGGGCCCCGGCTGACCGGGTCATCGAAGCCCGGGGCCTCGTCGTCGCCCCCGGCTTCATCGACATGCACGTCCACCTCCGGGAACCGGGTGAAGAGGACAAGGAAACCATCGAGACGGGGACCCGGGCGGCGGCCGCCGGGGGCTTTACGGCCGTCGCCTGCATGGCGAACACGAACCCCGTCAACGACACGGCGGCCGTGACCCAGTGGGTCCTCGAACGGGCCCGGGCCGTCGGCGTCGTTCGGGTCTATCCGATTGCGGCCGTCACCCGGGGCCTGCAGGGCCAGGAGCTGACCGAGATGGGGGAGCTCGCCGACGCCGGGGCCGTCGCCTTCAGCGACGACGGTCGGCCCATCCGTTCGGCCCAGGTCCTGCGGTGTGCCCTCGAATACAGCCGTATCACCGACCGGGTCGTCATCGACCACTGCGAGGACCCCGACCTGACGCAGGGCGGCGCCATGAACGAGGGCTACTACTCGTCGCTCCTGGGCCTGCCCGGTATGCCCCCCGAGGCTGAGGCCATCATCGTCGCCCGGGACATCTTTTTGGCCCGACTGACGGAAGCGCCCGTTCATATCGCTCATGTGAGCACACGGGCGGCCGTCGAGCTCGTCCGCTGGGCCAAGCAGAAGGGTCTCCCCGTGACCGCCGAGGCGACGCCCCATCACTTCACCCTGTCGGACCGAGCCGTCTATGAAAGGCCCTACGACACGAACCTCAAGATGAACCCACCCCTCCGGACCGAGGACGACGTGGCGGCCGTCGTCGAGGGCTTGGCCGACGGGACGATCGACGCCATCGCCAGCGACCACGCCCCCCATCGCCTCGACGATAAGCGGGTCGAATTCGACTCGGCCGCCTTCGGCGTCATCGGCCTCGAGACGGCCGTCGCCCTGGCCCTGGACCGGCTCGTGCATACCGGGCGATTGAGCCTCCGCCGGATGGTCGAGCTGTTCACCGTCGGACCGGCCCGGGTCCTGCGGCTCCCGACGCCGACGGTCGCCCCGGGTCGGCCGGCCGACCTGACCCTGATCGACCCGGAACAGGTCTGGACGTATCGGGTCGAGGCGAGCTTCTCCCGAAGCCGTAACAGCCCCTTTGACGGTTGGACCTTTCGGGGCCGGGCCGTCCGGACGATCGTCGGCGGCCGGGTCGTCTTCGAAGCCCCCGCGCAACACGCGGGCGGTCAGGAACGAAAATAAATACGAAGTCGTTCGGGTGGTGAAAACCCGCATGGATTCGGCTTTTTCGACCCTTCGGGAAGGACGGTTTTCAAGCTTTGGCAGATAGGCAGTTCGGCAGATGGGCAGATGGTCCCAAAAGCCCTGGGGCCGATCCTTGCCCACCCGGCTTCTATCTGCCTATCTGCCGACCTGCCCATCTGCCGGATACTTGAAAAATCGTGCTTCCCGGGCGTTGGGAAAGGCTGTCCCGACGCCATTCTCACCAACCGAACGGCTCTGCTAAGCGGATGATGAATCATGACTTCTATCGGGTGGAGGTGACCGATGCGACGGGTATGGATCGCCTCAGCGCTCCTGGCGGCGCTCCTCATGACGGGCGCCGACCGACCCCGGGAACCCCGTCTTCTCCGGGATGTCCTCCCACCCCCCCATCCTTCGCAATTCGCTTCCGGAAACTTCTTCGCTCAAACCCCCTCGGACACGGTCGCCCGGGACGCTTGGCTCCGACAGAAGGTCCTGGCGGGGGAATTGCGGCTCCTCGCGCAGGAGTCCTCGCTTGGGGGGCTTCGCCACGAGCGTTTCCAACAGTACTATCAGGGCTACCCCGTCTTCGGGGGCCAGGTCCTCCGCCACTGGAAGGACGACCGCCTGGCCTGGGTTAACGGCCAGTTTTTCGAGATCATTCGCCTGCCCGTCGTGCTACCGTCGGTCTCCGAAGCGCAGGCCCTGGCGGCCGTCGAGCGGGACCTCCCGGTCGCCCGGGGAAGTCTCCGGGTCGGCGTGCCGGGTCGGGGGACGGTCATCGTCCCGAGGGAGCCCCGCGTGACCCTCATCGTCTTGCCGTGGCCCCTGGACGATCCCCAGCGGTTTTACCTGGCCTACCAGGTCGACGTCGTGACGGAAGGATTCCGGGCCTATCGGTATTTCGTCGATGCGGCGACCGGCGAGGTCATCGGTCGGCTGGACCGGACGTATACGCAGACCGGCGAGATCGGCGCCGGCCACGGCCAGTGGTACCCCTTGAAGCTTCCCATCGTCTCCTTCGGCGGGGGCTTTGCCCTGGCCGACGTGTGGCGGCCCTCGAAAGGCACGCTGGGCGGCCCTTATGCCATCGTCACGTTTAACGACCGGAACGAGTGCTGTCCGAACGACGCGTGCCTCCGGGACGATCACGTGGGCCTGAGCCCGACCCGAGAGTGGTCGGACCCGGCCGAGGCGGATGCCCACGCCCGGGCCGGCTGGGTCGACGACTTCTACTTCCGGGTGTTCCGGCGGAACGGCATCGACGGCCGATGGATCCCGGCCGTCCAGATCGTCCACTTTTGCGAGGACTTCCTGAACGCTTTCTTCACCGATGAGTTCTTCCCGAACCTGGGCCTGATGGTTTACGGGGACGGCGTCCCGTCCTACACGTATCCCTTCACGGCGGGTTTCGACGTCATCGCCCA
Above is a genomic segment from bacterium HR11 containing:
- the pyrC gene encoding Dihydroorotase; translation: MADRLLIRGGRVIDPAQDLDDVRDVLIEDGVIREVAPHIRAPADRVIEARGLVVAPGFIDMHVHLREPGEEDKETIETGTRAAAAGGFTAVACMANTNPVNDTAAVTQWVLERARAVGVVRVYPIAAVTRGLQGQELTEMGELADAGAVAFSDDGRPIRSAQVLRCALEYSRITDRVVIDHCEDPDLTQGGAMNEGYYSSLLGLPGMPPEAEAIIVARDIFLARLTEAPVHIAHVSTRAAVELVRWAKQKGLPVTAEATPHHFTLSDRAVYERPYDTNLKMNPPLRTEDDVAAVVEGLADGTIDAIASDHAPHRLDDKRVEFDSAAFGVIGLETAVALALDRLVHTGRLSLRRMVELFTVGPARVLRLPTPTVAPGRPADLTLIDPEQVWTYRVEASFSRSRNSPFDGWTFRGRAVRTIVGGRVVFEAPAQHAGGQERK
- the npr gene encoding Thermolysin, with amino-acid sequence MRRVWIASALLAALLMTGADRPREPRLLRDVLPPPHPSQFASGNFFAQTPSDTVARDAWLRQKVLAGELRLLAQESSLGGLRHERFQQYYQGYPVFGGQVLRHWKDDRLAWVNGQFFEIIRLPVVLPSVSEAQALAAVERDLPVARGSLRVGVPGRGTVIVPREPRVTLIVLPWPLDDPQRFYLAYQVDVVTEGFRAYRYFVDAATGEVIGRLDRTYTQTGEIGAGHGQWYPLKLPIVSFGGGFALADVWRPSKGTLGGPYAIVTFNDRNECCPNDACLRDDHVGLSPTREWSDPAEADAHARAGWVDDFYFRVFRRNGIDGRWIPAVQIVHFCEDFLNAFFTDEFFPNLGLMVYGDGVPSYTYPFTAGFDVIAHEFTHGVTAATSNLVYFRESGALNEAFSDVMAVTAEFFFEPEGQGFGQADWLIGEDLFKAPWPFCPGTRALRSFVDPEGGGCGYQPSHYANRYLGSEDNGGVHINSGIINHAFYLLAVGGRHRLSGISVPAIGRDKAAAVFYVGFTQCLTPTSVFRDARYCTAQAARQLYGPSEESAVHVAFDAVGVPR